A portion of the Osmerus mordax isolate fOsmMor3 chromosome 22, fOsmMor3.pri, whole genome shotgun sequence genome contains these proteins:
- the LOC136966012 gene encoding uncharacterized protein isoform X2, whose product MSVGVSWTTAPEERDTADMMEEGRVMVMKEEKKEEDEEEVVKEEEVENEEQIDEETEKRTEDSQDSTGQNKRSWEPYIYSLKDKETYHFLGLDITIYESLHHFGGVLWPGALALCEYLETNREQINLMDKYVLELGAGTGLVSIVAALLGSWVTATDLPEILGNLRFNLMKNTRGRCRYTPQVAELTWGDDLDCTYPKSIYRYDYIMASDVVYSTQSLDDLLVTMKHFCQPGTKLIWANKVRLPSDLTFTEKFQKAFHTTLVAEVEDIKIFMATGREEESESHLPGGVRETEEQEGEVTDDETSVCEDEEGSDEGKDQEVKIRDERKAKEECHLELSHVEDGEKDHEGLDRKDQENKAVYQKEKFEEKQCFDEDGMEDRKVDVAEDEVSGGGNDVLIKRKSDKEEPPLEKQEVWKILEEEDEEDEGSGQSWEEQTWDHDDEGYQDDERENTDSQCSIVATDEDIIEVPVDTKKTSVQVPPWAQCPVVKFGKDVYTYVGQEIGIFESQVELYGAVMWPAALALCHYLETNSQEFNMMDKTVLELGAGTGLVSIVASLLGASVTATDISEIMRNMRLNLMRNTEGRCRHTPQTAELFWGHDLEVSFPKSFHRYDYVLAADVVYHHKFLKELLATMKYFCQPGTKLIWANKVRLPPDLDFAEDFKNTFHTTQLADLGGVKLFLATSRE is encoded by the exons ATGTCTGTGGGTGTTTCGTGGACAACAGCACCAGAGGAGAGGGACACCGCTGATATGATGGAGGAAGGACGTGTTATGGTAatgaaggaagagaagaaagaggaggatgaggaagaggtggtgaaggaggaggaggtagagaatgAAGAGCAGATTGATGAGGAGACTGAGAAACGTACAGAAG ACAGTCAGGACTCTACTGGGCAGAATAAGAGGAGCTGGGAGCCTTATATATACTCCCTTAAAGATAAAGAAACATACCACTTCCTAGGTTTGGATATCACAATCTACGAGTCACTTCATCACTTTGGTGGCGTGCTCTGGCCAGGG GCATTGGCTCTCTGTGAATATCTTGAGACCAATCGTGAACAGATCAATCTAATGGACAAATATGTACTGGAGCTAGGAGCAGGTACGGGCCTTGTGTCCATAGTTGCTGCACTCTTAG GTTCCTGGGTGACAGCTACAGATCTTCCAGAGATTCTGGGTAATCTGAGATTCAACTTAATGAAAAACACAAGGGGGCGCTGCAGGTACACACCCCAGGTGGCTGAACTGACATGGGGTGATGACCTTGACTGCACCTACCCCAAATCCATCTACCGCTATGACTACATCATGGCATCGGATGTGGTTTACAGCACACAATCCTTAGATGACCTTTTAGTCACCATGAAGCATTTCTGTCAACCAGGAACAAAGCTGATCTGGGCCAACAAGGTGCGCCTTCCATCAGACCTGACGTTTACTGAGAAGTTCCAAAAGGCCTTCCACACTACCTTGGTTGCTGAGGTGGAGGATATAAAGATCTTCATGGCAACGGGTCGAGAAGAAGAAAGTGAATCCCACCTTCCAGGAGGAGTACGAGAGACTGAAGAGCAAGAGGGTGAGGTCACTGATGATGAAACATCTGtctgtgaggatgaggaggggagtgaCGAAGGGAAAGACCAGGAAGTTAAGATCAGGGACGAGAGGAAAGCGAAGGAGGAATGTCATCTGGAACTTTCTCATGTCGAGGACGGTGAGAAAGATCACGAAGGCTTGGACAGGAAAGACCAAGAAAACAAGGCAGTTTACCAAAAAGAGAAATTCGAGGAAAAGCAATGCTTTGACGAAGAtgggatggaggacaggaaggtGGATGTTGCTGAAGATGAAGTCTCTGGTGGAGGGAATGATGTCCTAATAAAGAGAAAATCAGATAAAGAAGAACCACCACTAGAAAAACAAGAAGTGTGGAAaatattggaggaggaggatgaggaagatgaggggaGTGGACAATCATGGGAGGAGCAGACCTGGGATCACGATGATGAAGGTTATCAGGATGATGAAAGAGAGAACACGGATTCCCAGTGCAGCATTGTGGCAACAGATGAAGACATAATTG AGGTTCCAGTGGACACCAAGAAAACCAGTGTCCAGGTGCCACCCTGGGCCCAATGTCCCGTTGTAAAATTCGGCAAGGACGTGTACACCTATGTGGGCCAAGAAATTGGCATCTTTGAGTCCCAGGTGGAGCTCTACggagctgtgatgtggcctgct GCGTTAGCCCTTTGCCACTACTTGGAGACAAATTCTCAGGAATTCAATATGATGGACAAGACTGTGTTGGAGCTTGGGGCAGGGACGGGGCTAGTATCCATCGTGGCCAGTTTGCTGG GTGCTTCTGTAACAGCCACAGATATCTCTGAGATCATGAGAAACATGAGATTAAACCTGATGAGAAACACGGAGGGacgctgcagacacacaccccagacagcAGAGCTCTTCTGGGGTCATGACCTGGAAGTGTCTTTCCCCAAATCTTTCCACCGCTACGACTACGTCCTAGCAGCAGACGTGGTGTACCACCACAAGTTTCTGAAAGAGCTGCTGGCCACCATGAAGTATTTCTGCCAACCAGGGACCAAGCTGATCTGGGCCAATAAGGTGCGCTTGCCCCCAGACCTGGACTTTGCTGAGGACTTTAAAAACACCTTCCACACCACTCAGTTGGCTGATCTGGGAGGGGTGAAGCTTTTCCTTGCCACTTCAAGAGAGTAG
- the LOC136966012 gene encoding uncharacterized protein isoform X1 translates to MSVGVSWTTAPEERDTADMMEEGRVMVMKEEKKEEDEEEVVKEEEVENEEQIDEETEKRTEDSQDSTGQNKRSWEPYIYSLKDKETYHFLGLDITIYESLHHFGGVLWPGSNNNPGCLQALALCEYLETNREQINLMDKYVLELGAGTGLVSIVAALLGSWVTATDLPEILGNLRFNLMKNTRGRCRYTPQVAELTWGDDLDCTYPKSIYRYDYIMASDVVYSTQSLDDLLVTMKHFCQPGTKLIWANKVRLPSDLTFTEKFQKAFHTTLVAEVEDIKIFMATGREEESESHLPGGVRETEEQEGEVTDDETSVCEDEEGSDEGKDQEVKIRDERKAKEECHLELSHVEDGEKDHEGLDRKDQENKAVYQKEKFEEKQCFDEDGMEDRKVDVAEDEVSGGGNDVLIKRKSDKEEPPLEKQEVWKILEEEDEEDEGSGQSWEEQTWDHDDEGYQDDERENTDSQCSIVATDEDIIEVPVDTKKTSVQVPPWAQCPVVKFGKDVYTYVGQEIGIFESQVELYGAVMWPAALALCHYLETNSQEFNMMDKTVLELGAGTGLVSIVASLLGASVTATDISEIMRNMRLNLMRNTEGRCRHTPQTAELFWGHDLEVSFPKSFHRYDYVLAADVVYHHKFLKELLATMKYFCQPGTKLIWANKVRLPPDLDFAEDFKNTFHTTQLADLGGVKLFLATSRE, encoded by the exons ATGTCTGTGGGTGTTTCGTGGACAACAGCACCAGAGGAGAGGGACACCGCTGATATGATGGAGGAAGGACGTGTTATGGTAatgaaggaagagaagaaagaggaggatgaggaagaggtggtgaaggaggaggaggtagagaatgAAGAGCAGATTGATGAGGAGACTGAGAAACGTACAGAAG ACAGTCAGGACTCTACTGGGCAGAATAAGAGGAGCTGGGAGCCTTATATATACTCCCTTAAAGATAAAGAAACATACCACTTCCTAGGTTTGGATATCACAATCTACGAGTCACTTCATCACTTTGGTGGCGTGCTCTGGCCAGGG AGTAACAACAACCCTGGTTGCCTGCAGGCATTGGCTCTCTGTGAATATCTTGAGACCAATCGTGAACAGATCAATCTAATGGACAAATATGTACTGGAGCTAGGAGCAGGTACGGGCCTTGTGTCCATAGTTGCTGCACTCTTAG GTTCCTGGGTGACAGCTACAGATCTTCCAGAGATTCTGGGTAATCTGAGATTCAACTTAATGAAAAACACAAGGGGGCGCTGCAGGTACACACCCCAGGTGGCTGAACTGACATGGGGTGATGACCTTGACTGCACCTACCCCAAATCCATCTACCGCTATGACTACATCATGGCATCGGATGTGGTTTACAGCACACAATCCTTAGATGACCTTTTAGTCACCATGAAGCATTTCTGTCAACCAGGAACAAAGCTGATCTGGGCCAACAAGGTGCGCCTTCCATCAGACCTGACGTTTACTGAGAAGTTCCAAAAGGCCTTCCACACTACCTTGGTTGCTGAGGTGGAGGATATAAAGATCTTCATGGCAACGGGTCGAGAAGAAGAAAGTGAATCCCACCTTCCAGGAGGAGTACGAGAGACTGAAGAGCAAGAGGGTGAGGTCACTGATGATGAAACATCTGtctgtgaggatgaggaggggagtgaCGAAGGGAAAGACCAGGAAGTTAAGATCAGGGACGAGAGGAAAGCGAAGGAGGAATGTCATCTGGAACTTTCTCATGTCGAGGACGGTGAGAAAGATCACGAAGGCTTGGACAGGAAAGACCAAGAAAACAAGGCAGTTTACCAAAAAGAGAAATTCGAGGAAAAGCAATGCTTTGACGAAGAtgggatggaggacaggaaggtGGATGTTGCTGAAGATGAAGTCTCTGGTGGAGGGAATGATGTCCTAATAAAGAGAAAATCAGATAAAGAAGAACCACCACTAGAAAAACAAGAAGTGTGGAAaatattggaggaggaggatgaggaagatgaggggaGTGGACAATCATGGGAGGAGCAGACCTGGGATCACGATGATGAAGGTTATCAGGATGATGAAAGAGAGAACACGGATTCCCAGTGCAGCATTGTGGCAACAGATGAAGACATAATTG AGGTTCCAGTGGACACCAAGAAAACCAGTGTCCAGGTGCCACCCTGGGCCCAATGTCCCGTTGTAAAATTCGGCAAGGACGTGTACACCTATGTGGGCCAAGAAATTGGCATCTTTGAGTCCCAGGTGGAGCTCTACggagctgtgatgtggcctgct GCGTTAGCCCTTTGCCACTACTTGGAGACAAATTCTCAGGAATTCAATATGATGGACAAGACTGTGTTGGAGCTTGGGGCAGGGACGGGGCTAGTATCCATCGTGGCCAGTTTGCTGG GTGCTTCTGTAACAGCCACAGATATCTCTGAGATCATGAGAAACATGAGATTAAACCTGATGAGAAACACGGAGGGacgctgcagacacacaccccagacagcAGAGCTCTTCTGGGGTCATGACCTGGAAGTGTCTTTCCCCAAATCTTTCCACCGCTACGACTACGTCCTAGCAGCAGACGTGGTGTACCACCACAAGTTTCTGAAAGAGCTGCTGGCCACCATGAAGTATTTCTGCCAACCAGGGACCAAGCTGATCTGGGCCAATAAGGTGCGCTTGCCCCCAGACCTGGACTTTGCTGAGGACTTTAAAAACACCTTCCACACCACTCAGTTGGCTGATCTGGGAGGGGTGAAGCTTTTCCTTGCCACTTCAAGAGAGTAG